One region of Jeotgalibacillus aurantiacus genomic DNA includes:
- the nadE gene encoding ammonia-dependent NAD(+) synthetase, translated as MSALQQKVVAEMGVKPAIDPKEEIRKSIDFLKEYAHKHTFIRSFVLGISGGQDSTLTGKLTQMAVDELNEEAGEEKYSFIPVRLPYGTQGDESDCQDALRFINPKETMVVNIKPAVDQSVESLKQAGVDISDFAKGNEKARERMKVQYSIAAMRNGVVVGTDHPAEAVTGFYTKHGDGGADILPLFRLNKRQGKQLLKELGCPEHLYLKKPTADLEEDRPQLADEEALGVTYDQIDDYLEGKEVSPEAKEKIEQHYLKTQHKRHMAITIFDDFWK; from the coding sequence TTGTCAGCACTGCAACAAAAGGTTGTCGCAGAAATGGGTGTTAAACCTGCGATCGATCCAAAAGAGGAAATTCGTAAGAGTATTGATTTTTTAAAGGAATATGCACACAAGCACACATTTATCCGCTCGTTTGTCCTTGGTATTTCAGGCGGTCAGGATTCTACCTTGACTGGAAAGCTGACACAAATGGCAGTTGACGAGCTGAATGAAGAAGCAGGAGAGGAAAAGTATTCTTTCATTCCTGTCCGTTTACCATATGGCACGCAGGGAGATGAATCGGATTGTCAGGATGCACTCCGTTTTATTAACCCGAAAGAAACGATGGTCGTGAACATTAAGCCGGCTGTTGATCAGAGTGTCGAATCGCTGAAACAGGCTGGCGTTGACATCAGCGATTTTGCCAAGGGAAATGAAAAAGCACGTGAAAGAATGAAGGTTCAGTACTCCATTGCTGCCATGAGAAATGGTGTAGTGGTTGGAACGGACCATCCGGCAGAAGCAGTTACCGGCTTTTACACGAAGCACGGTGACGGCGGAGCTGACATTCTGCCATTGTTCCGTCTGAATAAACGTCAGGGTAAGCAGCTGTTAAAAGAGCTTGGCTGTCCTGAACATCTTTACCTGAAAAAACCGACAGCGGACCTCGAGGAAGACCGTCCACAGCTTGCAGACGAGGAAGCGCTCGGTGTGACCTATGATCAGATCGACGATTATCTGGAGGGTAAAGAAGTATCACCCGAAGCCAAGGAAAAGATTGAACAGCACTACTTAAAAACACAGCATAAACGTCATATGGCGATCACCATTTTTGATGATTTCTGGAAATAG